ATTGCAGCAGCTCCGCCCCAGCCTGTTGGGTACCTTTTCTTTATGAGGTCAGTGGCTGCCTTGAATAACTTTTGCTCGATTATCATGATAATTCCCCATTTATAGTTTTGTTTAGTTCATTAATACAGAATTAACCCGATAACGATGAAAAATATTATAAGGATGATTGCACTATAGGTTTCAAGAATCCATACATTCGCATTTCCATTATATTTCCATTGCAAGAATCCACGGATAAACGAAATGAGAATGAAAAATGGAATTAAAACAAACAATACATTGAAATCATCGTTTGTGAAAACCAGCGCAGATGAAATTACTAGATAAAGAATGAAACAAATGGTCAATAAGATAATTTGAAGTTTCTTAATCGGCTTACTTAAGGGGTTTCCTTTTCGATCAATATTATATTTTCTTTTCAAAAAGTATTCCGAGATGAAACCAATAACGATAAACACGACACCCACAACAATTAGTTCTTTCATAATTAAACACCCCTTATCTTCCGTTTGTTGTAGTTGCCATTGACTTCAATCCGATATTCTTCATTCTGGATTTCCACCCTTATGTCCAACAATTCCTTTTAAAATGCTCCAGATCCACCACCGCCGCCACCCGTTCCACCACCACTACTAGACGAGGAATTTGAGGTTCCACTGGCATCGACATTTGCATTTTTGTTCGCACTTGCAAATGAATTGGACATGAACACCGGATTATAGTAATAGAAGCTTTCATTCGTATGCACAGTTCTTTGTTCAGCGGTGGCGAATTCATTAAATTGCTTCATAACCCTCTTGTCACCTGTTCCAACGGAAAATGCGTAAGCGCGGAATTTGTCATCCGTTTCGAGCAGGTTCCATTCATCCAAATCTAGATTGTTAAATGCTTGACGGAACTGTTTCCACTCTTCAAATAAACGGTGTCCTTCCATATTTCGCGACCTGTAAAAAATCGCAATAAGCCATGAGCTAAAGGCAATAAAGGCTGCAATCGCTATGAGAAAATACAATTCATAACGGCCAAATTGAATCGCACATACTGCAAAAACGGCTCCTAATCCAACCAATAACCAACGGATTCCTGGTGTTTTTTCAATAAAGTTATATTTTTTAACTTCCTCTATAACCCCCGTTCGCCATGCCGATAATAACTTGCTATATGTCGAATGATTCTTTTTTTTTTAGTGTATGTTTCCAAATCAGCGACATCAAAATATTGGCTATCCCCGACTTCATCAAACAGCAATTCAATTAACGCTGCTTCATGCGCATGTTGTACATCGCGATGAATCAGTTCAAATTGTTTGTCGGAAAGTTGCTTCACAAATCCTTGGCGAACTAAATCGAGTAACGCCGCAGCAGTAGCACCTGGTGTTAGGACACCGCTGTTCGAATAATAGATCGTCGCTGGCATGCTGAGTTTTTCTTGCGGAACTAAGGATTTGTTAGTTTTCAAGTCATCAAAAACGGCTAGTTTATAATCGCGTCTTTTCTTATACATTGACCCCATCAGGACAAAAAGAAGAATTCCGCCAATTGGCACCCCGAACATCCCGTATTTCTTGGTTTTTTCCTGATTAGCGGAAATTTTTTTTAGTTCTTCCGCCATAAGGCCTTTTTCTGCTTTCAATTCATCGCGAATCATGCCGTTTTGTACAACAATCGCTGGGAACAATTCTGGTTCATAGACAACGCGGATATCTCCGTTTTCACCGGCTGACACATTTCCTAAACGAAATTCTACAATCCCGTTCGATTGGAGATGTCCCTTTTCATATGCCGAATCATATCCAAGGAAAAGCACATCATGTGCCGCAACTGGGGGATGCACCATGATTGTCATATGGCCGTAATCAGTTTCATTTCTGTTATCGAAAAACGGCCAATAAAATTGTGCTC
This genomic window from Sporosarcina sp. Marseille-Q4063 contains:
- a CDS encoding DUF4181 domain-containing protein; protein product: MKELIVVGVVFIVIGFISEYFLKRKYNIDRKGNPLSKPIKKLQIILLTICFILYLVISSALVFTNDDFNVLFVLIPFFILISFIRGFLQWKYNGNANVWILETYSAIILIIFFIVIGLILY
- a CDS encoding DUF2207 domain-containing protein; protein product: MSWKKIVPAFLLIILLLIPTAALAVEFKISDVVIEAHLQENGDADVVEKHTYVFEGKFNGVTRDLIPKKGAAIADFEAFENGKPLNVEREKRTYKIFRSGKNETIEVEMRYRIVNAMEKYEDGAQFYWPFFDNRNETDYGHMTIMVHPPVAAHDVLFLGYDSAYEKGHLQSNGIVEFRLGNVSAGENGDIRVVYEPELFPAIVVQNGMIRDELKAEKGLMAEELKKISANQEKTKKYGMFGVPIGGILLFVLMGSMYKKRRDYKLAVFDDLKTNKSLVPQEKLSMPATIYYSNSGVLTPGATAAALLDLVRQGFVKQLSDKQFELIHRDVQHAHEAALIELLFDEVGDSQYFDVADLETYTKKKRIIRHIASYYRHGERGL